In the Mesorhizobium huakuii genome, GGCACGCTTCAGCACGTCCTCGTATTCGAGCGAGACGGCAGGCGACACGGCGAAAGGGACGTTTCCCTGGATCATCTCGCGGACGATCACGTTCGAAGCACCGTTCGATGACCGCAATCCAGCCAGCAAGACATTGGCATCGAACACATTCATAGCTTCAATATGATATCTCATGTGATATCATGTCAAGTGGCGGAAGGCGCTTGAGGATATCCCAGCGCTATCAACGCCCGGATGAAGGCAGGAGGCGCGCAAGTCGTCAGGGACGATGTAGGCGTGAAGGTGCGCATGGGCTTCGTCGGTTTGCCGGACGCCGACAGAAGGCGGTCGCCATACTGTCGCTCCATTGCCGTCGGCTCTCGGAGGGCCTTTGCCGAGGCTAGCAGAACTGGACAGGTAACCTTTTCCGCTGAACACGAGCAACCAACCCCCTTGTTGGTCGAGTACAATTTTGCCGACACCGTGACACAGCGACGTGCGCAGGCTCTCATGGGCGCGGAATGTCGACAATGCTGCTGCGGATGCCTTGCCTTCCAAAGCGAAAGCTCCGGCCGGCCCGATCAAGTTTGCCAACTCCTCGAATCGCTGGCCGACCAGATGGGGCAGTCTCACTCTCCCGTTGGCAGCCATTCATCAACGATGATCGGCAATCCGTAGAAAAGATCATGCGCTTGCCAATGCAGAGCTAGGCGGCTTTCCTGTTCGAACAACGTGATTGCTCAGCGGCGATCAAGCCATCGGCTTTCGGAATGACCGGCGACGCTTCGTCTCAACGACTATTCCGGTCGGGCTGTGGGCCGTATTCTTTGCCTTGAACACGACCGTTTGCTTCGGTTTCCGTTTGGGTGGCGCTTCAGGCTTTGCGCTTGGCTCCGGCGTTTGCTTGGTCTCTTGCTTGTCCTTGCGGGCGCACAGCAAAGCCTTGGCGGTCGCCGCGTCCGCATCCGATACCTCGCCGGCCGGCTTGCCGTCGAGATCAACCCGCGCGGCGCCTG is a window encoding:
- a CDS encoding ProQ/FINO family protein, with the translated sequence MSTASRGKSSAQLFRHLSAKWPSAFNPKAPRPLKIGIHHDIRALDGELSDDELRRALRAYTRMARYLARLDAGAARVDLDGKPAGEVSDADAATAKALLCARKDKQETKQTPEPSAKPEAPPKRKPKQTVVFKAKNTAHSPTGIVVETKRRRSFRKPMA